In Apodemus sylvaticus chromosome 8, mApoSyl1.1, whole genome shotgun sequence, one genomic interval encodes:
- the LOC127690652 gene encoding uncharacterized protein LOC127690652 — protein MFSRLRRLFRMENSDQGDTGPSQKESSNLSHRTGRMNSFWRRHRPGRKTPPQNSSITNQMKQKNKLEALDFDIRKMRFEKEELCRILDLYNYNNLNYRMNVEFDIIKSQHEKTRMDMEKMKQSIIDAIEKYKEVIEDKYSYSTRHYLVLNACSQQKENVRILLHENNKLLVEQAEPQAYFGEEKRFCEEASKTIDFPCAKEQQV, from the exons ATGTTTTCAAGGCTGCGGAGGCTATTTCGAATGGAGAATAGTGATCAAGGAGACACTGGACCAAGTCAGAAGGAATCCAGCAACCTGTCTCATAGAACAGGAAGAATGAATTCTTTTTGGCGAAGGCACA GGCCTGGTAGGAAAACACCACCCCAAAATTCAAGCATAACTAATCAGatgaagcaaaagaataaatTAGAAGCATTGGATTTTGATATCAGGAAGATGCGGTTTGAGAAGGAAGAACTTTGTCGAATCCTGGATCTTTACAACTATAATAATTTGAACTACAG GATGAATGTTGAATTCGACATCATTAAATCACAACAcgagaagacaaggatggatatgGAAAAAATGAAGCAGTCAATAATTGATGCCATAGAGAAGTACAAGGAGGTGATAGAAGATAAGTATTCCTACAG CACCAGGCACTACCTCGTCCTGAATGCATGTTCACAACAGAAGGAGAATGTAAGGATATTGCTGCATGAGAACAATAAGCTGCTGGTGGAGCAGGCTGAACCACAAGCCTACTTTGGGGAAGAAAAGAGGTTCTGTGAGGAGGCCAGCAAGACCATCGATTTCCCATGTGCCAAGGAGCAGCAGGTATGA